ATCCAGCTGCTGCAGCTGCCAAAAGCCCATCCAAAGTGACCGCACCATTTGTACCCCTTCGCACAATCTGATGAGGTATAGATGGAAAATGGATTAAAACTTTGTAACAAgcatttttaataatttaagtcAAAACATATTGTATGAATTGTAAAAGAAATATTTGGTTAACAATGAGACAAGAAAATGGTTGTGGGTAAAGCAGGAGGCACTGGCAGAGCTAAATAAAAGTTCCTTAAGGAGATGACTAGTCTAGCAGTGATTACGACCTTCACAGTTCCTTTCAATCAAGATAGGAAACAATGCATGCTAAAGCTAGCAGGAAAGCAACGCAAGATGAGAAAGTGTATCATATGAGGCAATGGTTCTGCTTTCTTCTACCCTTCCTCAATCTCGAAATCTTTTATCAAGGTAATTTTTCCTTTAATATTTCTGAAAGGATCAGCACCCAGTTATGATCGCTCTTCGGGGGGCTCCTAGAAGGATGTTTCTGCAGACAGTTCTAACATTTGTTGATCTGCATGGCTTGTTGCTCTCAAAACCAAAAATTCATGAAAGCATGATGTGTGATCTGCAGTCCTTGGTCCACTGGCAACTTGCAAAGAAAATCTACATTCAATTGAGCAAACAACCAAAATTCCCTACTTATCTTTTGTATAGTACGATTTAGCATAGGCAAATTAACAAATAGATAGAACCTGATTAGTGcaactttattttaaatcaatcaCATACACAGAATTAGAACATAACAGGAAAGGCAATTTAAATCATTGGTTTAGTTTCAGTACAAGCTAGCCATTTGTAAAAGCCAAAAGATATATACTCGCATTAAAAATGAACAGGCCATACTGGCCAGAAGGAGTTTGTGATCTGAAGCAAGTTTTAATTGGAAAATTAAATATGCACCTTGAAATTTGTAACAAGCAGTGGCTGTGCCTTGCTAAGTATTCCAATTTCTGAGGACCAAGTGTCTCCATTGCAGCAGGCATAGTGCCCAATAATACCACCAATAAGAGCAGTGACAACATCTGACTTTTTTGTGTCCAAGCACATACCATGTCCCCTGGTCATTGCCGAGACTACAACTACCAATACAGTCGCGATTGCGCTATTAGCCAGAACTTGCACCCTGCCAATATAGAAGGCACAGTAACATAAGCCAGCGAATTCTGTAATCAATCACACAGAAGCAGAACACTATTGTCTGAACAACAATATACCGATGATTAAACAAATATTGGAGGCTCATGATTCAATTTAAGGAACAGAGATTGAAGGTCTTATTTCCATTGGACATGAAACTAATTTTATCAACAGTAGCCATTATTTCTCCTGTATAAATAGTAGATACTTATTGAACATTTAAAAAGTTGCTTAAGTTGCATGCACCAACAATGCACTTTATAAATTGGATACCTCTGTCCACCACTTTCCATATTGGAACTTGGAAGGAATGAACTTGAAACCTTAAGATTTCTTTTGCCTCCAATTCTTTTGAAGTCCTTTTTTATCATCCAACTTATTCAGTTTTTAGGTATTACGTTGGATAGGGTCAACATTTTCTTTTAGCTCATCTTATCTAAGAGAGTTTTCTAAACCCATTGGGACATGGAAAGGAAGAAGGGAAACCTCTTTAAAAgttcttttaactttttgttattGGACATTTTATTAAGTACTTCTAACATGGTTAATCTATAAAACCTAGCAAGATCTGACCATCTAATATTATTGACATTCTAAACATTTCAAACCTTATAAGTTGTAACTTGGGCAACACACTAACATTTAATGGGGCAACAAAAGTTCAAATAGTCAGAAAGGCAAAGACCCCTGTACATCTTTTTCCCATAGCTTCCAGTCTCTCTTAGCTTCTGCTACTTGATGATTCCCCCATGTCATCATGGGTTTATTGCTGTTTCCCACAATACAAGATTTCTAACTTTTCCTTAACAAAAGTTGGTTTACCTTCCTATTATAATAAGATTGTATTTATTCTAATGGTCTATGTCAATTATCTCATTGCTGTTGAAAGTGAATTAAACCCCGCACATTATCATCATATTGGTGCATTGCATCTTATTGTACTTCTTATAGTCGATTTCAGCATTGTTTCGATTTTCGACTAAAATGcattatacaatatatgaaagCTAATTGCAAGAAGTTGTAATAAAATGTGAAACAACCAATATTCTCCAGAGGCTTAGGATTTGAATTTAGGACCTACTCTAATACCATGTTAAATAAACGTGAAACAAACATTTGTCTCCACTAGCTTAAGCGACCACAGAatggtgttttaatattttatattcaacagaaGTTCAGAGAGAACCATTCCAAGTAAACCCAATTCGATACAACTACGAACCAatatacccaatactacatatTTCTGAGTGCCAAAGACTAATCAAGAATTATTTGAATAACAAAGTGATCtgttaaaagaataaatgattGGGCAGCTTAGCCCTGTCCCATGATGAAGGATAGCTCATCTTAAACGAATTGTGAGCTTCGGAGATAGGTAGGATTATCAATTCGCTTCATCATATGCCGAAACTACACAATATTGTCTTGCTTCTCCTAAAAACCATTATAGATTCCAACACAGAATTCTTGAATCATCAGCAGAACCTGTAGATCATTATAGCATTCCAACATATTAATCACTTTCTTCACAAattttttgcaattattgcaaaAACCAACAATTTCCTGATCAAAATTTATGCAGTATAGGTCAAATTCTTGATCCAAATTTTTAGCGTTCTCAacgaaatgaaaagaaaatacaCCTAAAGTCCGAAATCTATGCCTACAAAAACTCGACATAGAAGAACACAAGTAAAACAGGTGATCAATAAAGAAGTACTATGTTTCCAAATCGAGAAACGAAATAGCAAAAATCTCACCAGTTACGCTGTCCCCCTTCCTTGAAATCCTCCCCAAGTAACCGCTTCTTCTCCTGGCCAATCTTCGTGAGCTTCGAGGACGTGAAAAAGAACACGAGAAGCAGCGCTCCGAACCTTTTTACGACGAAAACAATGATCAAACGGACGAAGACGAGCCCTAATCGGCGAAGAACGACCCCGAGAATGGCCGAAAAGAGGAAAACGAACGAATCGAGAAGGGGACGGAGAGGGATCCGACCTGTACCCAGCTGCGATGTGGATCGCCATCACCAAGAACCCTAGAATCGCCCCGGAGAGGTCCAGGGAGAGGCGCTTGTACGCCCTCGCCGCGATCGCGGCGGAgagcgccaccgccgccacgGATCGGATCAATAATCCCTCCATCTCCTTCGCGCGCagcgccctctctctctcctcaggGCGCTCCCTagggttctctctctcttctcggaGCTCTCACTGGGGAAGGGAGTGTTGGGGAAGCGGGGGAAGGGTAGTTTTTTGTACTGCACAGGTGAGAGACGAGGCTGATAATGCGCGGAGAGTGGACGGAGAGTGGTGGGTGTGGAGTTCAACGAGAGCGGGgaatcaattctttttttttttgggagtgCATTAATTTCCGGAATAGCCCCTGTATGGTTAAAATCTTGAGGATCAGTTCTTGTAATTAAAAAGGTACAGAATTTATCtcagggctttttttgcaagtAACGCCCtgagtaatttttattttaaaactagtcctatcaaaattaaaattacgaAGATGGCCCTgatcctgccacgcaggcgccccATAAgggccacgcgggcagggctggggccaggaTATTaggttgaacacggtgaatcattcaccatatttaaacacgatgaatggttcaccgtgtttagtatggttcaccgtgtttagtacgtatttttgtatattgaaaagaggaataggaagtagggatgtcaataggtatggatatccgaaatattattcgaatctaaacccgaataaattatatatatatatatatatatatatatatatatatatatatatatatatatatatatattagtaaaatgtacgtgcaaatgacccacgataaattaattatttagaaaaatccCAGGGGCAGcaactataattttttgaaattttttaatttgtaggCCCATATTTTGTGATATGATTAGCCAATAtggtatctaaaatttaaataataataccGTATGTGAATTAAGATATGCtttaatagataaaataattacaatagatctctaatgcaaaaattacttttgaaattaaatagaaaaagataaaaatctcttaaggaaataaatttttgaaattaaatcgaaaaataaaatccgctgtatcttaaaagaaaagtatattttgaaattaaatagtgATAATCATctaaaaaaagagtattttaaaattaaaatgtgaaaaatatcttttatagaaaTTTCACACCCGATAATCTGTATAAGAAAACCTTacgtttgaaatttaaatagaaaaattttatattttaggattttttaCATCAGTAATTGTTATAGATGAACTTACGTATTCATTGCtgttattatttctattttttattcttttatatttaatttttcgtacgaaagagaaaaatgggccGGCTAATTTTTTCTCCGCCCGAAAAATGGCGTCTGTCGGACGAAAACCCAAATTTGACATATACTGCTTTATATATACTCAGTACATCGTACGACTCCAAAACTGCAcgtaataaattattaaaaaagttatattattttataatgtatttttaaatttctattagGCCATATTTAGTATGATtgcaaatatgtattttaaaaaatttcataaataataaatctacCGCTTTATTAAGAAGATATGCTTtagatgataaataattaaacaaTAATCTCTTAATGCAAAATATAGCTTTCTTgatattaaatagaaaaataaaatctgttaggaaataaaatttttgaaattcttgaataggaaaataaaatccgttatttagaagaagaaataattttgaaattaatatagatatatctaaaaaagatatttaaaataaaatagaaaatatcttttataggagTTTATACCCCGCTCTCTCGTTATAGGAAAACTTAACTTTTgaatattaatagaaaaatcttatattttatcaatttttccATCGTAGAATCTGTttatagagaacttacgtaATTCCTATTTCTAGTTTTAATTTTTccattcttatatttaaattctTTCTAGAGGAAAGAGAACATGGTTGCCTGCCTAATTTTCTCCGACCGAAAATGGgttctgtcgacagacccaatttgaatatacgtgcttcgatatataatattatatatatatatatatatatactacgtatatatatatacctatagctatatatatatatatcatatcatTACTTTACTTTATAAAGCAATATATAAAGCTattgtttaataatttttatcttagatTTTCAGCTCAACGTACTTAGATTTTTTAAACCGCCTGGGCCGTTAGATTGGATTTCATCTGGTCAGAGTTTATTGGTCGGATCATTTGGATATTATGTTTATTATattgtataaaataaataaataataaatcaaatgtATGTACTACTATTATAatacttactatatatattcgatTCTGGATATCGAGATAATACTTTGCGGTATTCCATACTTATTTGACAATCCCTActtcctatttctttttttcaatttattacaaaaatatttcgAATTAAACACGGTGTCTAGTTCACCGATGTTTTGAACACGGTGAAATGGCTCACCCGTGTTAATCTTAAACACGCGGTCCCAACCCTACGTGCGCGTGGCGCTGATGTAGGCGCCTGCATGGCAAGTCAGCAGCATTTTTGCAATTTAATTTTGACAgtggctatttttaaaataaacaatttaCAGGGGCCTAAATGTACAAAAAAGCCCCCTTTTCATGGTCTCATCTGTCGGCTCTTCTTGAATtagctatctaatttttaatatttttattttccttctaaacatttttaaattttgtattttgcgGTTAGTCAATGAATATTTTGCACCTTTAAGTTTGACATTATTGGCTCATCTTTAATGCGACTTAATTAGATCATTATTTTCATACAATTTAAGCAACttacaattatttttaataaatcgaTTTAGCTTATAGTTTTAAACTCAAAAGTTTACCATTCATGActcaaaacaaaagaaagattcaataattaatcaaaattaaagATTTGAATAGCCTAGATTTAAAGCTAATCTCTAGTTTGGACCGGTTACATTGTGGATGTTGTAGTCTATTCATTTTAGGTAAAAATGAATGCTCCACGACCACTTCCTCTACACTATCAGCAATTCTGCTCAAACAGCgctctaacttttttttttgattaaaaccTTTTCACTTTTAAGtctttttttacattttgaaactttttattatacttgggatattaaaaattttccaATTTATAATAACTTTATTAGGTTATCAACCATTAATTtgaattcatttttatttattagtgcaataattaaaattattaatttggcTGGAAATTACTAGTAGAACATTGATAGATATTTAGCTTTTTGACTAAAACAGTTTATTCTAAAGGATATTAGAAGTGAGAGCGGTCCTTAATAACTGAATAGATGAGGGCGACTATCTTAAAGAAGCTGATCCTTTTGAAGACTCTCTGGTACATCTTTTACTTCAAAGATCTTCGAAAATTTATTGTTAGACGCGAGCAGAGAGATTACACTCTTTATCATAGAGCTCAGAAAAGATTTAatagaattttaattaaaaaataaattaatgtcaATAACCGTAGAGGAAATAATGGTCCTTTCGTAGCATgccttaaaaattatataaacaataTTCCTTTTTAAGTTATACTGGCAAAACAATGATGTAAATTCTTTACACTCTTTTATTCAAGCGACAAAATTGAATTTGTTTCGTCCTTTTCTTTCATATATCAAAAGTTTAGAAGTGTAGATTATACTCAACTCTATGTATCGCCTATTTTGGTAGCCATAGCTGATCCACACAGTAGCGATTTATGTCATTTTGTTAGCCTTATTTAGTCCAAAGAGTAGGATTTAAAAGTTGATTCCCAATTTGGTTGACCGTTCCTACACAGAAGATCCTTGATAGTTTCTATGTTGGAAGTCGTTTGCTAGCGTTCTGCCCTTGCAGCTAGGCCACCTTTCTTCTGCTCAAGTTCTGATTGTgatatgcctttttttttttttttttttttttttggcgtggGGCGGGGCGGCGGGGGGACGGTGTTGGATTTTATGGTGTCTACACTTCACATTTTACTACTTAGATCCTTTCCTTGTAAAATGGCGTTCCACATTCACTgtttataacaaaaaaaaaaacaaaaacaggcTTGACATTCCAATTTtacatgtttttctttttgcaatttTGAACTAGAGTAAAAACGAGGcccaaaattacaaaaaattctcTTATAAATACGTTTtttatttaccctttttttttactttcaaaaacctacattttgctcTCCTTGAAATTCAGAATTATTTTCAGGACGAGAATTATGGAATTAATGCGAGAGAGAGCATAATGACAAATTacccttattttttaaaaatattattgttattttgaAGAGTATTTTTAGTATtcttatatatcatatatagacatattattcctcaataggCTTTCGCTGGGAACGGGAAGCGGCAGCGGACGCCAGCGTCGGTGGCGGGCGCAGGGGCGAGGCCATGGCGCcacgcggccgccgccgcgcgacGGGCCGTGGGCGCAGCAGAAGAGCGGAGCACTAGCGCTACGTCAGCTAGGGGCGTTTCCAGGCGGCTTCGACAGTCGACGTAGGCCAAGGGCCGAGGCACGGGCGCCGGGCTGTGGGCGCGGCGTGCGGTTTTCGTGGGCCGAAGCGTCGGCATTGGCTGGCGCACGAGAGTGCCGCAACCGACTTTCGAGTTTCGGCAGCAATAAGCACTGACCGCGATTCGGCTCGAGAGCTAGCAGCTGCCGGCGCGGAGCGGGCAGCGGGCGTCCAGGCCTTTCACAACATACCATCGCGATAACTGTGAAAGTGTCCTCTCCGAGCGGAGCTAGGTGAGCGGCGGCGGAGACACAATGGGCGCGGGAGGCGCGGCACGGGTGACGCTCCGGAGGCCGAAGAAGACAGCGTTGACTCAGTAGTTGGGCGGTTTTCTGGCTGGCTCACAGGCCATTCGGGTCCTCGGCTGGACCATCATATCTCTAGCATGAGACGCGGAGGTCCACGAGTACGACCCTCCGCTTCTCATTCTTTTATATAGGTCtatacaatatttatatatattatatatttattaaatatatttatttatttttgtatatatatttatataaatatttatttataatatatattttttatgtataatatagtagttttatatttctattagATACTATTATCCTAATaatcaatttattatataatttcacttatttttttataaaaatataaaatattaaaattaatatttaaattaattaagacCTATTATTGCGCATTAGAAGTAAATATTAACTTTTATTAAATAGTGAGCATATCACTATAATTATCtgtatattgaaaagataaaaacataaaaaaaaaagatgcagcttaagttaattttaatttgactgAAATTTAATTTGCGAGAATCACAAGTAATGATTTCTCTTCTTATTCACTAATACTGGCGGGACCTGACGTGATacctactaaaaattatttcactaactaatgggggGACTACCATGCCTACTAAAAatttttgatgtacttattgcatcatttattatttctcaGCCCCTTAGACATGCGGTCATGTTTAGAATAATTAGTATggaataattttattcatacccctgaaaatattagaaatatgaTAGATAACCttacaaaattagtaatatcaaatcaaacaaaagagaacaaggtaagaaaatatttaataaaattgaagaactattttaaaatatcttattgtTGAGAGAGCacattatattttctatattaggGAAGATAActgtatttatttaaaattattttgtaatttgtccgtaatatttcataattattctgaaattgatttttataactaatttttaaaattaaattttaaaataactacccgcagcatcgcgcgaTTCCGTTAActagtaaattataagaaatgaatgGAATAGTGATGAAATCCTGATAGtaggatgcaaacggggcggatccgggggcgggagagttcccccaccttCCTCTCCATTTCTTATaggggcggggcggattcggggcgggttacttttcattttatttttgactcccacttaccgctccattcggggtgggagccggatttttgacggatcggggcggattgaaggaagaaaagagtctcccacctcccgctccatttacttggcggatcgggacgaattcggggcggattatatttttttatattttttgttcccacttaccaccccattcggggcggatcgggttAGCTCCACCAAcctggatccatttgcatccctaccttATAGAGGGGAGgttaaatgtaataattaaaatgttgAGGTGTAAGGGAggaaacatttttttaaaaaaatatttataagagagtttttataatttaatctaaaaaaaaggcaaaaaacaaaaagtggaTTGTCCGTAGCCACAGGTGGCGGTAGGCCGTGCGGCCACTTTACTGGTTGGGCTTTCAATTAAGCAGCAAACAAAATAGGTAAAAGTGTATAGAGACACCCTCAACAACAGCGAATTGAGAAATAGCTCCTCTCAACTTTGTTTTGCGCCTGAGAGTCCGAGACCTTGCAACTactaagtttttaaaatttagtacttttaataaaaaaaaacccaaaaattttgtcaaatttatatatgattttatcaaattcaatgCTTTAATCATTCTGTAGTACATAATAATACTAGGTCAatgattaataatttattaaattttgattaaattttgaaCGATGCACCTATACAGtagatgtaaattttatacctcATTCAttggaaattttattttcttccacTGATTTTATTAACTTATTGAATTTCAAGGGATTTTGCAAATCCTATCATGGGTGAGATGTAAGTTTTAATCCcacagttttatatatatacatagcattttcctaaattttttatcttaattatgtATCGAAGCTCAAACagataaaaattagaattcGGGAGATCTcaatttgtaaaagaaaaactTGGGGGAGCGTTTTAGAATGCTATATCGCTTAGGATGTCTCCATACATGTTTATCATTTTTGGGGTTAGGGATGACGATAGAGTCTGTTTGATTCATGTTATTCCGTTAGAATTATAAAGTACTTGACAATAATCTTTTTCAGATAACTGTATTTGGTTCATACTGCGAGTAATTCGATCAGTAATACAACATTATTAATAGAATAAGACATTTCCAAAATATTATCAACGAGGAGGGTGAGTATCTTATATTACTGAAAGAAAGTTATATGCAAAATTTCAAGATTATCCCTCCCCACCTCCAATTGCCTCAAATTTAAATCTCACATATGTCAAAATATTTGTTTCTcatgtattaattaaaatatttagtgtgaactcaaaatttaaattttaaatttgaattcaagtttgaatattaaatttaaacttaaatttgaatttgttcaaatttgaatttgttcaaatttaagattaaattttaattcaatttgaattaacattttgaatttgaattgtaaattagaatttcaattaaaatttgagctcaaaaatctaaacccaaaatgaaatttcagaatttgaattcaaattttgaatttgactaaatttaaattttaaatttgattcacaatcaaaatttgaatttgaattttcaattaaaattttgaatacaaaatttaaaattttaacttaaaatcttaatttaaacttaaatttaagtttacaatctaaatgtaaatttataatttgaattcaatttttaaatttaaatttgcaatccaaatttgaaaccaaaattcaaagtcaaaattagaatttgaatttgaaaaattcaaaatcaaatttaaaatttaaaatctaaatttaaatttaaccttaaatttaaagtttatattCAAATTGTGAATAAATGTGTGCAAGGGTACATTTGGAATAAGATAATCTTTACTATCCGAATTACCAAAATATATACGATGTATATTTCTACACTGAACCAAACGAAAtaatatagcattaaaataGTAATCTGAATCACGAACATTAGATTACTACTTTACTAGTCATGCTGAGACAACCAATACTACTTCATAATGCGAAGTATATAGATcgataaaattttgatgaaaaatttaagaataatataaagaaattttattgGTTGACTTTTAATAACTCATGCATTAAATGTCGTACTAAAAATAGGTATGCTTTACAGTTGAAGAAATGTAAAGATTCCCCAACATGGATTGCACTTTATTTGTAGTGATGTTACAGGTCCTAATGTGGCTCCAACGCAGTTttccatttggttggatataTTTATAGTTGGTTGTACCGTTGCAATTAAGAGCCACTGCGGAGGCCCCAGCTAAGTGGTGTCAACGTCCATCAACATTGCTTGCAGGGTGAGTTTTGCAACAACTCTGTGTACTCCCCGTCGTAtctgaaaaattctagaatgtaacagatatattaataatgtggcataataaattaatcaaatatttttttaaaaaaatatatattttattatgattgtaaaaaattatttttattatatatttatttgaaaaaaaaaaatatgattgacttgttattaatgatacGATATAAGTGTGATAGTATAGAATTCCTCACCGTTTTGTCTTGAGTCGTGGGTCGTACTACTCAAAATTCGCCGTGTTGGGAGCGGAAGCGAATCTTGTTGTTTACTGGGCCACACATGGGTCGAATGCACGGAATATCTCACTATTTCACTAGTTATTATTAAGTTAATTTATGTGCTCTCTCAGGGCGGTACTGAATTTGCTCGCATGAGGAAAATTTTGGCCTTCTTGCTTGTGagttcattattattattattaaataggaATAATTGCATATGgctctttataaaaatattaaataataaatatatttctataaaatttaagttattataTTTATCCATTCAAATATCCTTCAATCTGCAAATATACTATTCtgttactaaaatttaaatagctaTAAGTTAAAGAAAAAACTAACCACAggtaactaaaaaataaaatgacctTTTTATTTCATATACATATCTAATTTGTATTCTAATATTGAGTGATGTTATTTTTCTCACTATATTCTCTTTATCCATGGCGACGGCGAGACCTACGACGGTGGCTATCATATGAAATGGGTTCAACGTCCAATTATGAAATCCTTGGAAGAAGAGGATGAATCGAAATATAGCTGCTACGCCAAAACTGGGCGCAAAGAACCGACCAAATTGACCCAGTGGATAAATCAGGAATACGGAAACAAAAACAGCGATTGGAGCAGAGAATGCGATTGCATTATAAGGTCGCAATTGAAGAGATCGAGCAAGTTCGAATTGACGTAACATGAAACCTATTAGT
The nucleotide sequence above comes from Ananas comosus cultivar F153 unplaced genomic scaffold, ASM154086v1, whole genome shotgun sequence. Encoded proteins:
- the LOC109704347 gene encoding protein PGR-like isoform X1, producing MEGLLIRSVAAVALSAAIAARAYKRLSLDLSGAILGFLVMAIHIAAGYRFGALLLVFFFTSSKLTKIGQEKKRLLGEDFKEGGQRNWVQVLANSAIATVLVVVVSAMTRGHGMCLDTKKSDVVTALIGGIIGHYACCNGDTWSSEIGILSKAQPLLVTNFKIVRRGTNGAVTLDGLLAAAAAGFVVGLSYVITALLTAECASDVTWRQLLVIPIATAAGLLGSLIDSFLGATLQYSGYCNVRKKVVSKRGPTVSRISGMSILDNNAVNAVSVLLTTVLTAFACLYIF
- the LOC109704347 gene encoding protein PGR-like isoform X2, with product MEGLLIRSVAAVALSAAIAARAYKRLSLDLSGAILGFLVMAIHIAAGYRFGALLLVFFFTSSKLTKIGQEKKRLLGEDFKEGGQRNWVQVLANSAIATVLVVVVSAMTRGHGMCLDTKKSDVVTALIGGIIGHYACCNGDTWSSEIGILSKAQPLLVTNFKIVRRGTNGAVTLDGLLAAAAAGFVVGLSYVITALLTAECASDVTWRQLLVIPIATAAGLLGSLIDSFLGATLQYSGYCNVRKKSGVNEGGE